TTATCACCGTTCTTGTGATAATTATATATTCCTTTGACGTCAATGTCAAGGTTAATTTAATCCCGGTATGAATTTTATATTATCACCGAAATGGTGTGGAATCAAGGGTAAAGAACGGAGGGAAAAACTTAAGCTATAAGCAGTTAAGCAATTAAGCATAAACGAAAACCTAAAAACAATTTTTCGCTATAGCTTAATTGCCTATAGCTTAAATCGCTATGTTTATAACTGTTTATAGCTTAATTTAACGTCAACTGCCGCGCCCTGCAATTATAAATTACATAAAGACAAAATAACTATTTACATTTCACCTGCACACCTATAGAATCATAAAAAACAGGAGGTAATACAATGAAAAAAATAATGGTTTTACTGATAATTTTAGGTTTTATGGCGGCAGGCTGCGCTTCATCCGCTTCGGTAAAAAAGGATGACGCGCCGGCTGGAAAACAATCCGTAATAACTTCGGATAAGCCGGTTGATGTTTGGCTTTCCCCGGCTTTGACAGGCGCCGTGCCGTTTAGAACCTTAAACCCGGGCGATGAAGTAAAGGTATTAAGCACATCAAATGTTTCCGCACTTATTGAAATGAAAGACGGCTCACGGGGATTTGTGGATGTTTTGAAGATTTCTAAATAATCAGATGCTTGGACGCTTAGAGGCTTATATGCTTGGAAAAGCATGACGCTTTGAAAACATGACGCTTGGATGGTTGGAAGCTTGGATGCTTGGTTGAAACCGGCATACAAGCGAAAATTGCAAGGACAGTTTAACATTACATCTAAACAATTACTGATATATTTATATATAACTACTTTCTTTTAAAGAATGTCTTTAACTGCCGCGGGCTAAAGACCCGCGTCTACCAATGCCTCCAAGCCTCCAAGCCTCTAAGCCTCCAAGCCTCTAAGCCTCCAAGCCTCTAAGCCTCTAAGCCTCCAAGCATCTAAAATTCTGCCTTATCTCACCACCGCTACTTTTTCAGTTGCTTTGTAATGGGATGTTTCTACGGTTATTAAATATGTGCCGCTGTTTATTATATTGCCGTTGTCATTTTTGCCTTCCCAATAAAGTTCTTTTGTCCCCACCTGTGTTATGACCCCGTCAAAGAGCGTCGCCACAAGCACGCCGGTTCTTGTGTAAACTTTAACCTTCACATTGTCACCGGAATACACATTAAACATTATTGTGACTCTTTCGCCTTTATCCGGCTCTATCACGTTATTGAATATCTTTATGTCTTTTTCAGATATGACTTCCTTGTCAAATTTTCCGCTGCTTGTGCCCCATACACCGCAGATATCCTGCCCTTTTACCACAATCCTGTCTATGTCGCCAAACCCTGTCTGCTTGGGATAAAGCACACGATAGACCATATCCTGTCCCGGGACAAGTGTGCTTACAAAAGAAAGCACGTCTTTATTTTCTGTTCCGCCGTGCGGGTAAACATCAATTGACGGAGGGTTCATTAACGGTACGTTTGAAGTAATCTGGAAATAAATGTTGTCAGTATGTTCGGGATTAAAAATCATCTTTACCGTAAATGACGGCGGCGTCACCCCGTCGCACGGAAGCGGCGTTGATGTTAACGTTGGCTGTGCGGTAATAGTCATTGTGGGGGTAAATGTCGGGGTTATTGTTACAGTAATTGTAGAAGTCTGTGTGACTGTGCAGGTGAAAGTACGCGTTGAAGAAGCGGTTGCTGTTATGGTTGTTGTCGCGGTTTTTGTAACAGTTGTGGTTGGGGTTACTGTTGCAGTAGGTGTAACCGTGAACGTTGGCGATAATACAGCAGTAAGTGTAATAGTGGATGTGGGTGTATGCGGCGGGCACATATCTTCTATGTTCCAGATAACCTGGTCATAACCCGTGGTAAGCGATGCTGTGTGACCGGTTACCAGTAACCTGCAGATAGTCAGGCGCAATATAGAATAACATTCATCATCATAGCCGGAGTCATATACCCATTCCCCTGCTGTTCCAAAAGTGGTATCTAGCGTGCCGTCCATATTAAAGCGCTTTACAACGCAGTCCGTATCACTTCCGTTATGCCTTACATAAAGAATCACAAGTTTTCCGTCTATTTCTATTACGCTTCTTATTTCTTCCCCCGGGCCGGCTGTTAATATGCCGTCCGAATCAAAACCTGTGTCAAAAGTGCCGTCTGCATTTAATACTATTGTGATTGAAGTACGGCACGTTAAAGTGCAGCCGCTTCCGTCATCCACATAGCCGGTTATTACTATTTTTCCGGCGACAGTTATTATCATGGACTTTGGCACGCAGTTTTTATGGTTTAACACAGTATTGATATATGAAGTGCAGCCGCCTGTGCCAAAAGCGGAATCCAGGCTTCCGTCATTTAAAAACTTCCACGTACACATTGCCCTGCACGTGCCTGTGCAGCCCGGGTCATTGGAATCGCTCCACCCTGATACAAGTATTTCTGTGCCAATGCACTTTATTGTAAGCGCGCAGTCATTTCCGTTGCCGCCCGCCTGATTGTGGATTTTTCTGCATCCCAACGGCCCGAATGTGGTATCAGGTGTGGAATTGGGATTTATCCTTGTTACGCACGCGTCATAGTCGGTGCCGTTCCAGGACTTGCCCACGCATACATATCTGCCGTTTGAATCTATGTCAAAGTCATAAAAATAATCATTCCCGCTGCCATAAGTCCTGAAGCACTGGCCCGCGTTAAAACTTGTGTCAGGGGTGCCGTTTGACAGGAACCTGTAAATAATTCCATACGAGCAGGTTCCGCCGCAGGGGTCAACAGTACCAGCCACAATTATATTTCCGCTGCTGTCGCACTTTACCGTTATGGAATCACCCCATACATATTTTGTGGAAGGGCCCGGGCAGACCATTCTGCCGTTATTTCCAAACGACGTGTCTATTGAACCGTCCGGCAGATACCTGTAAAGGACCGTAACGTAGCAGGTACAGTTATCGTCCCATTCCAGCGCAACAACTATCAGGTTGCCATTATTATCAGTACACGAACCTCTTCCTCCGTTATCACCCGGAAGCGGATTAATTATAATATCGTCGCCGGGGAAACTGTCAGCAGGCACAGTGGCAACCGGTGTAAGCGTGGGTGTGATGCTAAGGTCTACCGATGCTGTTATTGTCACCGTGGGTGACGGAGTTCTTGTTGTAGTCGGCGTTGAAGTTGCTGATACCGTTGGTGTTCTGGTTCTAGTATTTGTAAGTGAAAGTGTCAAATTATACGTAATAGTAGGTGTGAATGTCGGCGTAACTGTCTTCGTCCACTCCGCAGACGGCGTGATTGTTATTGTGGGGGTAAATGTTGTCGTTGTAGATAGGCACGGCACATTAAGCACCACGCTGTTTGAATATTCTGTTCCGCTGCCGGTAACTGCAAGGCCCGCCTGATTTGTGACATTTCCGCAGGAAGTTGCCATACCCATCCATGTGAAAGTGGCGGGATTATTTGATAATTCTACAGCCCACTGCATAAGCTGGCCTGTTACTATAACAGGTGTCGCTGCCGAAGTTAAATATGAAATACCCGCAGGCAGCGTGTCAAATAAACCTGCTGTAATAGAACCTGTAGCCGGCCCAAATACCATAAAGTTATCGTATGTATCATTTACAAAGTACTGATCCCCGCCCTGCTGCACCACGCCCGGCGTCCATGTATCACCGTTATTACATTCAAAGCCCGACGGTGAAGGGTCTGTCCATGATATCATCCAGCCCGCGGGTTCCGGGTCCCCCCTTAGCCAAACTTTTGCGTTAAAGGTATAGGGGCTGCCCTGCGGCACCTGAATTCTTACGCTGTACCACTGCCTGTTGTCAACAGGCTGAACATTTACAGACAACGGCCAGGAACAGGTTAAACCATCGCATTTTTGAAATCCTATATTTCCGCCTGAATTAGAACCGATAAAATCATCAGTTGATAATACAAGCGAATATGATTTTAATTCTTCGGCAGTGCTTTTGTTGTTCTGCCTGATAACAATATTGGCATCGGCACCTTCATAAGAAGCTGCGATCATTGTTTCCGCGTAAATCTCGCCTTCACAAAATTCAGCATCAGAACCGGAAAGTGCCATTATTGGATATACAAAAGCATTGGAACTTCCCTTAATAGCATAATCTCCGGGGCTGCAGGTTTCAACAATTTCCCAGCTTCCATTATTACTTAAGCTTGACCACCCGGCCGGCACTGAAGGATTATTGTATGTATCGCCAAGGTTAAAATTATCAAAATTTCTGAAAGCCCTGAGCCCAAGTGAATCTTCAAGCTGATAAGTAAGCGTGTAGGTTACGGTATTATAAGGCATCAAAAGCGCTGAGCTTTGTGATTTTGTGATGGAGAATGCCACCGGCGCAACTACTGTGCTTGCTGCCGCCGCTTTAACACTTGCATTCATCTGCCCCTGCGCAGTAAGCGATACATTTGTCCCTGGTGTCATCTGGGTTTTCATTTTTAATAATATGTAAGCTGTGCCTTTTGCCGGCCCCGGAACGCCTGTCCTGTTTGGAAATACCCATCCAACAGTTCCGGAAGTTGAACCTACCGCGGGCTGTGTCACCCCTCCACCGCTTATAGTCCCCGGCCCGCATTCCACAAATTCAAGATTTCCGCTTCCCGGTATTACTGCCGAGATACTTAAAGGCCCGTTGGAATACTCATAGTTAATTTCATACAGCACAAGATCTCCGGGCATTTTAAGAACCCCATTAACTGATGTACTAATGTAGAAATCCGCCGGCGATACAGCCGGTGTCCAGGTCAGGGATTCCGATGAACAATCCGCTGCAACGACCCATTCAGAATCTCTTAAATTAGCGTTTTTCATCACCAAATGAAGATACATCTCTGAAATATTGCATTGAGGATACATATCTTTTTCAGGAATATGTATTACATATTCTTTTACGTAACTCCGCCCTCCGCTTCCTGTACAATCCGTACAGGGAAATGTTTCCATCCACCCTTCACTAGTATTGGCAAGGTAATCTATATCACCGGTCACTATATCTGCAGGATTTTCAGCCGGGACATCAAGTCCTTTTTCACTTATTACAAATACCTGCCCAACCCCCGTATAACCCACAGTTGTTCTTTCCGGCTGGCTGCTTATTGCAAGTGCCATCTGATTGCTATTGTAAGGATCCGCGCAATAATCAATTGTGACTGTTACTGCATCTCCAAAAGTGGGGTTTGCAGGATTCATGGTGACAGAATTTATTTTTGCATCCGCGTATGCCGTACCTGCAAGCATTATAAAAACCGCAAGAATCATTATCAGTGCTTTTTTTATTTTCATTTTATATCCTCCGTTATTGCTTTATTATTACCCTTGCCTATATGACAGAATATAACTTAAATTAGTTCCAATTATTCCAGCAGCAGGTCCAGGCTTATCCTGTGGGTGGCTCCAAGGGTGTCAAACGGCTGGTACGCGTAGGCAAACTTTACTTTTTCTAAAAGCACCCCGATGCCAATGCTTAAATTGGCGGCATCGTGCCTGAAGCCGTATCCTGCCCTGGCGCACAGTATGTTAAACATTGTGCATTCTGCCCCCAAATCAAGCGTGGGAAGTTCGTCTTTTATCCACAGCCGGTTTACGTCAACAGAAGCCCCTATATTTACTTCCTGCGATATATCATATGAAGTGCTGATTCCGGCTTTTATATTTATCGGCATTGTATCCGCTATTTTAATATACGCCTGCTGCCAGCCGATGTTCTGTACTGATATTCCGCCGTAAGTGTCCGGGTTGGACCCTATTTTAACCATTGCCCCCGCGTCCACCGCAAACCCTATCTTGTCGTACACGTAAAGTTTGCTGTAAAAGAATTTAAATGTGGCGCCCGCGTATATCCCCGCGAAAACCGGCTGAGCGTAAGAAATTAAACCCATCACGTCATAATTTTCCACATTGCCGCATTCATCCCCAAATTCATCTATTTCTACAAAATCAAAGGTATAATCCATAAAGACACCGACAGACGTTGCGGCGCCGTTTTTAAGCGGAATCACCAGTGCCGCGTATTCATAATTGGTATCGGCAAACGAGGCAAAGTGGGAAAGCGTAATTTCCATAAGTTTTAAATCCGCGATGCCTGCGGGGTTAAACAGAAGTGAATTAATGTCGTGCGGTACGGCGCAGTAAGCGCCGCTAAAAGAGGCTGCCTTGGCAGGGGGAGATATCCTTAAAAAATCCGGCCCAACACCGCCGGCGGCAAATAATGACACGCTTAAAAACAAACACAAAAAAACGCCTGATAAGCGCTTTATCCCCGCCATTTATCCCTCTTTGTTTTTAATTAAATGCTTTATTATCTTATAACAGCCGCTTTTATCTTTTTTTCCACAAGCGGCGTCTTTATGTAAACAGTGTAAATTCCCGAAGCAATCGCGCGGCCGGCGTCATCTTTTCCGTCCCATGTATATTCATAAGCGCCCGCGGGTTTTTTTTCGTAATAATGCGCCACCGGCTGCCCTGTCCTGTCGTATATTCTTATTTCCACCTGCCCCAAATCATCCAGTCTGTATTTTATAACAAACTTCTCTCCCTTAACAGCGTTAATTACATTATTCTTGACTTCTATTTCAGCAGGCGTGGGGGTTATTATTATTTTCTTATCGGCAGCGGCGGCAACAACAGGCGCGGCAGATATTTCATTACTGCCTTTTAATGCAATTGGGAGTTTTTCATCCAGATCCGGTTTTACCTGCGCCACCTGATTTACCTGCGGAATGTCTTTTGGTTCTTCCTTTATTATATCTTCCTTAACCGGCTCTACCGAGACAATACGCGTTTCGCCTTCAGCCTGTTTCTGCGTGATATATGTAACAGATTTTTTTGTATTTGTAATTTTTTGATTTTCTATGGTTTTGACCGCGGGCTCTGCTGATGCGAATTCAACTTTTTTATCCTGAACCACACCCGGGTTCATTACAAATAACCCGAATAACACAGCAGCCGCAAACGCCGCTGCCGGCACAACAAAAACAGGCCGTTTAATATATTTTATAACCCTGTCAATTATGGATGGTGAAGGCTGCCCTATTTTATCCCAGACCTTGATATTAAAATCAGCGGGCAGTTTTGGCTCTTCTTTCATATCTGAAAACACACTTTTAAGCACAAGCGCGGCTTTATATTCCAACGCGCATTTTTCGCATGTTTTAACGTGCGTTTTTATTTCACCCTCTTCGGCCGCTTTTATATTTCCTTCTATTAAGCTGTTAATCAATCCGTTTACCTTTTTACAGCTCATTTTTTTCACCCAGCTTTCTTGCCAGTTTTTGTTTCAATTTTTCCCTTGCCCTTGAAAGCTTTGACTTTACGCTTCCCAGCGGAATTTTAAGCACTTTGCTTATTTCATCATACTCCATGCCTTCCAAGTCCCTTAGTATAACCACGCTTCTTTCCGCGGGTTCAAAACCTTCCATGGCTTCCATCACGCATTCGCGCAGCTGCTTCTTTTCAGCCAGTATATCCTGCCCTTCGCGGACATCCGCCACATCCACCGGTTCTTTATCGCAGCTCTCGTCCCCGCTTATGGAATCGGTTTCATAGTACTTTCTGCGTTTTAACATATCCAGCCGGTTTATGCACATGTTGACCGCCACCCGATAAAGCCAGGTGGACAGCTTAGAGTCAAATTTAAAAGAGCCAATTTTCTCATACGCTTTGCAGAAGACTTCCTGCGCCATATCACACGCTTCTTCATTGTTTCTCATATACTTCAGGCAGACAGACGCAACCGTTCTTTTATAAGCGGTAATCACCCTGTCAAAAGCCTGCCTGTCTCCGCGAACCGCTTTTTTAATTTCCTGTTCGTTCAGTTCTTCCATTTATCCCTCATTTAATCGGACAGAATCCGCCCAAAATTAGTTCCGGTTATTTTTACCCCGCAATTACCGTAAAATGCTTTCCTATTATATAACAATACGCGGTAAGATTAACAGATGAAAAAACACCTTTTTCCACGCGCGGCAGAATATAACAAAATATCTCAATATTTGGCTTTATGCAGGGTAGTTTTTATGCTAAAATAACTTAAATTTTTTACATCTTACAGGAGGAAATATAGATGAAACTTATGGATTTTAATGTACAGCCAAATCTGCCGGAGAAGCTTAAACCGCTTCTGGACCTTGCTTACAACGTATGGTGGGCGTGGGATTCCGAAGCGTTTGCCCTTTTCAGGGACATTGACCCGGACTTATGGTCACAGACATCACACAACCCGGTAAAGCTGCTTTACAGAGTGCAGCAGGAAAAACTTGAAACAATCGCAAATGACGAAGGTTTTATCTTCCGTATTGAAAATGTCCTTAAAAAACGCAACCAGTACATGTCCAGGCCTTGCTGGTACGACAAAATAAAGAACAATCTGCCGAAAGAGTACCAGATAGCGTATTTCAGCGCTGAATTTGGGCTTGCGGAATGCCTGCCCATTTATTCCGGCGGCCTTGGAGTCCTTGCGGGCGACCATTTAAAATCCGCTTCTGACCTTGGACTTCCTTTTATCGCGGTTGGCCTTCTATATTCACAGGGCTATTTTCACCAGTACCTGACAACAGACGGCTGGCAGCATGAAAAATACGTAACGCACGATTACAACACAGCCCCCGTGAAACAGCTTAAAAAAGCGGACGGCACCAATATTATAATTGAACTGAAAATGCCCCACGGCATTGTTAAGTTCGCGCTGTGGAAGGTTCAGGTGGGGCGCATAAGCCTTTACCTTTTAGACACAAACATTTCGGAAAACAGCCACGCTGACCGCGACATCACTTCCAAACTTTACGGCGGCGACCTTGAAATGAGGATTAAACAGGAATACCTTCTTGGCATCGGCGGCATGATTGCGCTGGACGCCCTTGGAATTAAGCCCACTGTCACACACATGAATGAAGGCCATTCTTCATTTTTAGCGCTGGAGCGCATAAAGATGCTGATGGAAAAAGAAAAACTTTCATTCAATGAAGCAAAAGAAATTGTGGCAGCCAGCAGCGTGTTTACCACGCATACCCCTGTCCCCGCCGGCAATGACAGGTTTCCGCAGGAAATGATGGAAAGATATTTAAAGGGTTACGTAGAGCACTCCCTTAAAATTTCCTTTGAAGAATTTATGAAGCTGGGGCGCGTGTATCCGGAAGATAAAAGCGAATGGTTCTGCATGACAGTACTTGCCCTTAAGCTTTCGCACTTTAATAACGGCGTGTCAAAACTGCACGGCCGCGTATCTCGCGATATGTGGAAAGACATCTGGACAGGCGTGCCTGTCGCGGAAGTCCCCATTGGATACATCACCAACGGCATACACATGAACAGCTGGATATCAAAAGAAATGTCAGACCTTTTCTTCCGTTACCTTGGCACCCGCTGGGTGGACGCGCCTGATGAACACGAAATATGGAAAAAAGTGGACGAGATTCCGGACACAGAACTGTGGAGCACGCACGAGCGCAGAAAAGAAAGGCTTGTGGAATTTGTCCGCAGAAAACTTAAATCACAGTTAAAAGCGCGCGGCTCTTCAAAAGAAGAAATAGACGGCGCCGGCGAAGTGCTTTCTTCCGACGTATTAACCATAGGATTCGCCAGAAGGTTTGCCACATACAAAAGGGCGAATTTAATGATGCGCGACATTGAAAGGCTTAAGGCGATACTTACCAACAAGCACATGCCCGTACAGATAATATTTGCCGGCAAAGCGCATCCCAAAGATGACGCGGGCAAAGAGTTCATTAAACAGATAATTCACATCACAGAAAAAGAGGGTTTAAGAAACCACATAGTCTTTGTTGAAGACTATGACCTTAACACCGCCCATTACCTTGTACAGGGAGTGGACGTGTGGATGAACAATCCCAGAAGGCCGCTGGAAGCAAGCGGCACATCCGGCATGAAGGTTATTTTCAACGGCGGATTAAACTTTTCAGTGCTTGACGGCTGGTGGGACGAAAAAGCGGACGCGGACAACGGCTGGTGCATAGGACGCGGCGAAGAGTACGAAGATATCGCCTATCAGGACGCTGTGGAAGCTAATTCCATTTATGACACGCTTGAAAATGACCTTGTCCCGCTTTATTACAAACACGGCAAAGACGGGCTGCCGCACGACTGGATAAAAAAGATGAAAACTTCCATAGCCACACTTGGCCCTGTGTTTAACACCAACAGGCAGGTAATGGAATATACAGAGATGTTCTATAAACCCGCCGGCCTTAACTACGTAAAACTTGCCGGCAGCGGCCTTGACAAACCTAAAAACATAAGCAAGTGGAAAGAAAAAATAGCTTCCAAATGGGACGCGGTAAAGATTACATCCGTAAGTTCAGCTGATTCATCCGCCATTAAAGTGGGCGGTTCGCTTAAGATAAACGCGGAACTGGAAAGCGGCGGATTAAACGCGGAAGACCTGCTGGTGGAAATTTATGCCGGCTATGACAGGGGCAGCGAAATTCTGGAAGACATAACAACATTTGAAATGAAAGCCGTTTCAAATGAACACGGGAAAATAAAATACGAAGCCACCGTGACACCTTCCACTTCCGGGGCTGTGAATTATTCCGTAAGGGTAATGCCGGCGCATCCGGACGTTGCTTTTAAATTCCTTCCCGGCTACATTAAGTGGTACGAATAAAATAATCTTTTACAGCAGGCGCCGGGCGAAAGCACGGCGCCTGTATATTAAGGAGGGTTAAAAATGTCAATGAGAACCCCTAAAGAAATGAAAATGCAGGAAACAATCATTAAAACCTTAAAAACCATATATTTAAACCAGAAAGGCGCGGACTCTGTACTTACCAACATTGACAAAGCAGAAGCGGTGGTACAGGGGTTGTATCCGGACCTTATCGCGAAGGGAAACCAGACTTACACTTTTAAAGTGGAAACCGAAAGCACGGTCACAGACGGGTCCGCGATAGAGTGGAAAAGTTTTTCGGAAAAAATAGGCACCTTTTACCTGCTTGTGCCGGAACCTTTAAAAACAGAGGCCCTTTCAATCATTAAAAAACTTGCCATCCCGCATATTGTGATTGCCACATATAAAATCGCGGATAACAAGTTAAAGTTTAACAACCTGCCATAGACAGAGGGAAAACCGCAGCTAAGCAGCTGAGCGGCTGGGCAAAAACGGAAGGTCAAAAAAAGTTTAAGCTATAGGCAGTTAAGCATACGCGAAAGATTTGGGGGAAATACCAGCTTAAATTGCTTATGATTATTTCTTCGCTTTAGCTTAAATGCTTAAGACGCTTTTGCTTATCTCTTTCGCTATAGCTTATATCGCTTATTCCTATTTTATTGCTTTGCAGTACGCGTCAAGCGCCGACAGCGCTTCTTGTATCCCTTTTATTTTTACGTGAAGCACGCCCTCTTTAAGCGACACTCCTTTAACCCCGGCTTTTGAAAGTTCCCTTGGCCCTATTGAGGGTTTGTCATACCAGACCACAAACATCTCTGTTTCATTCACGGATATTTCATCCGCCGCAAGCAGCCTACCGGCAATTTTTAATTTTAAAACATAAAATATATTCTGCGCTTCCTGCGGCATTTTTCCCCAGACATCTTCAACCTGTTTTTTTACGGTTTCCGCTTCAGCTGTGCTCTGCGCCGCAAAAATTCTGCGGTATATCCTTACCTTTTCGCCTGTATCCCAGACATATTCATCCGGTATGTGCGCTTCAAAATCTGTTTTTATTTTTGTATCCTTATCCGGCACATGCACTTCGCCTTCAATTTCAGCCACCGCTTCTTCCAGCATCCTGCAGTACATCTCAAAACCTATTTTTTCCATGTAGCCGTGCTGTCTTGTGCCAAGAATATTTCCGGCTCCTCGCAGTTCAAGGTCGCGCATGGCAATTGAAAAACCCGCGCCCGGGTCCACATAACTTTCAAGCGTTTTTAACCGCTCCCTGGCGGTTTCTGTCATGGCCCGAACATCCGCCACCATCATATAAGCGTACGCCTGCCTGTCGCGGCGGCCCACCCTGCCCCTAAGCTGATAAAGCTGGGACAGCCCAAACCTGTCCGCGCTGCTTACTATTATTGTATTAACATCCGGCATATCAAGGCCGGATTCCACTATGGTGGTGGTGATAAGCACATCAAATTTTTTTAGAAGAAAATCTTCCATCAGGTGTTCCAGTTCGCCTTTGTCCATCTGTCCGTGCGCGGTTTTAAAACGTATCTCCGGCAGTAATTTCTGAAGGCTTTCTTTTGTTTTTTCCAGCGTCCTTATGCTGTTGTGCACGTAGAACACCTGTCCTTTTCTTAAAACTTCCCTTAATATTATTTCGCGCAGCACCTGCATACGCTCCTGTATTATCACCGTTTCAATCGCTTTCTTGCCCGGCGGCGGCGTCTGTATTATGCTTATGTCCCTGATGCCGGAGAGGGAAAAATAAAGAGTCCTTGGAATAGGGGTGGCGGTAAGCGTCAGCAAATCAGCTGACGGATATTTCTGCCTTAAGTTTTCCTTATTCTTAACCCCAAAATGCTGCTCTTCGTCAATTATCACAAGTCCGGGGTTTTTAAATTCCACAGAGGCGGATAACACAGCGTGGGTGCCTATAAGGATATCGGTTTTACCTTCTTTTAAACGCTGCAGAATTATTTTTTTATCGGATGCTTTAACCAGCCTTGACAGCATATCCACTTTTACGGGATAGTCAGCCATTCTTTCCCTGAAGGAATTCAGGTGCTGCGCCGCAAGCAGCGTGGTGGCGGTAAGCACAAGCACCTGTTTGCCGTCGTTTACCGCCTTAAAAGCGGCGCGCATTGCCACTTCTGTTTTGCCAAAACCTGCGTCACCGCAGACAAGCCTGTCCATCTGTTTTTCCTTTTCCATATCCGCCATCACGTCATTAATGGCCTTTGCCTGGTCCGGTGTTTCCTCAAAGATAAAGGCATTTTCAAAAGCTTTTACCGTGGCATCAGATAAGCTGTACTTTATCCCTAAAGAGGTTTTTCTTGACGCGTAAATCCTTAAAAGCTCCGCGGCCATTTCTTTCATCTCGCGCTCTATTGCCTCTTTAGAGCGCCTGAAG
This DNA window, taken from Candidatus Goldiibacteriota bacterium HGW-Goldbacteria-1, encodes the following:
- the mfd gene encoding transcription-repair coupling factor; this translates as MLSALERSASLKNTVTKLSAGKDCLVDSVNPSFKAVMYSYLASAVNKDLVIITSSENIYPLFGEMLSLQNIFKHNAQIAAYPEDDSLLYTQLKASREVSKERASAIKLMLSGGKKIVITDINAVSEKIAPPEDISGFMFNIKAGSGAGMEEIIKALNSNGYERCVKASECFEYSVRGSILDVYAPGGEYPVRIEFFGDTVESVRYFSPDTFDTTHSVKEAQLFIFNPGGPARRGHSSILEYINGNDAVIITDGLEGLKSEILEKIKKIERYIDPKDAEKNIFSIRTILKKIKKYPKLKVYETAVGNDAQSLKASANPAFERDMERLFDYLAAQEIKKHSVYIASDNEGETEHLKTIITQKAEEKNAKAPHVEFINADIYRGFVLTEAKLCVISNREIFDRYKGKILSRVKDKNLKALKHYTDLEKGDYIVHREHGIGVFEGVRNMDFDGITGDFLYIKYFGDDKLYIPIYKIDLIDKYTGSDKIPVLSKLGTQVFRRSKEAIEREMKEMAAELLRIYASRKTSLGIKYSLSDATVKAFENAFIFEETPDQAKAINDVMADMEKEKQMDRLVCGDAGFGKTEVAMRAAFKAVNDGKQVLVLTATTLLAAQHLNSFRERMADYPVKVDMLSRLVKASDKKIILQRLKEGKTDILIGTHAVLSASVEFKNPGLVIIDEEQHFGVKNKENLRQKYPSADLLTLTATPIPRTLYFSLSGIRDISIIQTPPPGKKAIETVIIQERMQVLREIILREVLRKGQVFYVHNSIRTLEKTKESLQKLLPEIRFKTAHGQMDKGELEHLMEDFLLKKFDVLITTTIVESGLDMPDVNTIIVSSADRFGLSQLYQLRGRVGRRDRQAYAYMMVADVRAMTETARERLKTLESYVDPGAGFSIAMRDLELRGAGNILGTRQHGYMEKIGFEMYCRMLEEAVAEIEGEVHVPDKDTKIKTDFEAHIPDEYVWDTGEKVRIYRRIFAAQSTAEAETVKKQVEDVWGKMPQEAQNIFYVLKLKIAGRLLAADEISVNETEMFVVWYDKPSIGPRELSKAGVKGVSLKEGVLHVKIKGIQEALSALDAYCKAIK
- a CDS encoding alpha-glucan phosphorylase, producing the protein MKLMDFNVQPNLPEKLKPLLDLAYNVWWAWDSEAFALFRDIDPDLWSQTSHNPVKLLYRVQQEKLETIANDEGFIFRIENVLKKRNQYMSRPCWYDKIKNNLPKEYQIAYFSAEFGLAECLPIYSGGLGVLAGDHLKSASDLGLPFIAVGLLYSQGYFHQYLTTDGWQHEKYVTHDYNTAPVKQLKKADGTNIIIELKMPHGIVKFALWKVQVGRISLYLLDTNISENSHADRDITSKLYGGDLEMRIKQEYLLGIGGMIALDALGIKPTVTHMNEGHSSFLALERIKMLMEKEKLSFNEAKEIVAASSVFTTHTPVPAGNDRFPQEMMERYLKGYVEHSLKISFEEFMKLGRVYPEDKSEWFCMTVLALKLSHFNNGVSKLHGRVSRDMWKDIWTGVPVAEVPIGYITNGIHMNSWISKEMSDLFFRYLGTRWVDAPDEHEIWKKVDEIPDTELWSTHERRKERLVEFVRRKLKSQLKARGSSKEEIDGAGEVLSSDVLTIGFARRFATYKRANLMMRDIERLKAILTNKHMPVQIIFAGKAHPKDDAGKEFIKQIIHITEKEGLRNHIVFVEDYDLNTAHYLVQGVDVWMNNPRRPLEASGTSGMKVIFNGGLNFSVLDGWWDEKADADNGWCIGRGEEYEDIAYQDAVEANSIYDTLENDLVPLYYKHGKDGLPHDWIKKMKTSIATLGPVFNTNRQVMEYTEMFYKPAGLNYVKLAGSGLDKPKNISKWKEKIASKWDAVKITSVSSADSSAIKVGGSLKINAELESGGLNAEDLLVEIYAGYDRGSEILEDITTFEMKAVSNEHGKIKYEATVTPSTSGAVNYSVRVMPAHPDVAFKFLPGYIKWYE